Proteins from a single region of Streptomyces sp. TN58:
- a CDS encoding hemolysin family protein — protein MWDLALIAALIVLNALFAGTEIALISLRESQLRKLRRRGGAGVARLARLAADPNRYLATIQIGITLAGFLASATAAVSLAEPLVPLLAFTGRAAEPLAIALVTLVLTFVTLVAGELAPKRLAMQFAQRWSLIAATPLDMLATASRPAVWTLSHSTNLLVRLLGGDPRAGKQQPTPEELRDMVISHRGLTPQQRTIISSALEIHERTLRAALVPRRAVFTLSASMPAAQARTELANSGHSRAPVLAAGRFEDVVGVVNLRDATTSADDTPVAELAQPATVFTDSMKISDALRDFRANRQQFALVVDEHGSIEGIVTIEDLLEEIVGEIYDETDRDIATVVPQEDGSFLVPGSFPVHDLPDIGVELDDLAEDGHFTTVAGLIVHKLGRIPSSPGTRILAGEWIIEVIVTDRNAITEARLSPAARHRDRPTQDDPPEDQTGPGPRRDSS, from the coding sequence ATGTGGGATCTCGCCCTCATCGCCGCGCTGATCGTGCTCAACGCCCTATTCGCGGGCACCGAGATCGCCCTCATCTCGCTGCGCGAAAGCCAGCTCCGCAAACTACGCCGCCGAGGAGGCGCCGGCGTCGCCCGCCTCGCCCGCCTCGCCGCGGACCCCAACCGGTACCTGGCCACGATCCAGATCGGCATCACCCTGGCCGGCTTCCTAGCCTCCGCCACAGCGGCCGTTTCCCTGGCCGAGCCGCTTGTACCGCTGCTCGCGTTCACCGGCCGCGCCGCCGAACCGCTCGCCATCGCCCTGGTGACGCTGGTGCTGACGTTCGTCACCCTGGTGGCCGGCGAGCTGGCGCCCAAGCGCCTGGCGATGCAGTTCGCCCAGCGGTGGTCCCTGATCGCCGCAACCCCCCTGGACATGCTCGCCACCGCTTCCCGCCCGGCGGTGTGGACGCTGAGCCACTCCACGAACCTGCTCGTCCGCCTCCTCGGCGGCGACCCACGCGCCGGAAAACAGCAGCCCACCCCGGAAGAACTACGGGATATGGTCATCAGCCACCGCGGCCTGACACCCCAACAGCGCACCATCATCTCCAGCGCCCTGGAGATCCACGAGCGCACCCTGCGCGCCGCGCTCGTGCCCCGCAGGGCGGTGTTCACCCTCTCCGCATCGATGCCCGCCGCTCAGGCCCGTACCGAACTGGCGAACTCAGGACACTCCCGCGCCCCCGTCCTGGCCGCCGGCCGATTCGAGGATGTCGTTGGCGTGGTCAATCTTCGCGATGCGACCACCAGTGCAGATGACACCCCGGTGGCCGAGCTGGCCCAGCCGGCGACCGTCTTCACCGACTCCATGAAGATCTCCGATGCGCTGCGGGACTTCCGTGCCAACCGGCAGCAGTTCGCGCTCGTCGTCGACGAACACGGCTCCATCGAGGGGATCGTCACTATCGAGGATCTCCTGGAGGAGATCGTCGGCGAGATCTACGACGAGACCGACCGCGACATCGCCACCGTGGTCCCGCAAGAGGACGGCTCGTTCCTCGTCCCCGGATCGTTCCCCGTCCACGACCTCCCCGACATCGGCGTCGAACTCGACGACCTCGCCGAGGACGGCCACTTCACTACCGTCGCCGGGCTCATCGTGCACAAGCTGGGGCGCATCCCCAGCAGCCCCGGAACCCGCATCCTGGCAGGCGAGTGGATCATCGAAGTCATCGTGACCGACCGCAACGCCATTACCGAGGCGCGGCTGAGCCCGGCCGCCCGGCACCGAGACCGGCCCACCCAGGACGACCCCCCGGAAGACCAAACCGGTCCCGGCCCGCGGCGCGACTCAAGCTGA
- a CDS encoding tellurite resistance TerB family protein, with protein sequence MALWDRFKQSTQQMQTQLEAKKNELKSGAFRDASMAMCALVAAADGTIDDSERRRVAHLIATNEVLQNFPAADLQKRFDDYLNTLTADFEFGKVSILQEIAKAKKKPAEARAVIQIGIVIGGADGDFDKTEQAVVREACYTLDLPPHEFDL encoded by the coding sequence ATGGCCCTGTGGGACCGTTTCAAGCAATCCACCCAGCAGATGCAGACGCAGCTCGAGGCGAAGAAGAACGAACTGAAGTCCGGTGCGTTCCGCGACGCAAGCATGGCCATGTGTGCCCTCGTTGCCGCGGCAGACGGCACGATCGACGACTCCGAGCGCCGGCGGGTGGCCCACCTGATCGCCACCAACGAGGTTCTGCAGAACTTCCCGGCCGCCGATCTGCAGAAGCGCTTCGACGATTACCTCAACACCCTCACCGCCGACTTCGAGTTCGGCAAGGTCAGCATCCTGCAGGAGATCGCCAAGGCGAAGAAGAAGCCTGCCGAGGCCCGCGCCGTCATCCAGATCGGCATCGTCATCGGCGGCGCTGACGGCGACTTCGACAAGACCGAACAGGCCGTCGTCCGCGAAGCCTGCTACACCCTCGACCTCCCGCCCCACGAATTCGACCTCTAG
- a CDS encoding sporulation protein, with amino-acid sequence MVFKRLLGSMGVGGPAVDTVLDLTTAVPGGTLTGEVRLTGGRADFDIEHITLELAARVEAETHEGQDEGIISFERFLIGGDFRLAEAKQRNVPFAVPLHWETPITQLHGQPLGIVLGVRTELGIAGAKDKGDLDQLTVGPLPAQEAILEAFGQLGFGFNSADLELGHIGGTGQQLPFYQEIELTPAPQYAHQVSEIEVTFLANPDGLEVVLEADKRGGLFAGHDVLGRHVVSHEGAAHRDWNAVVGSWISQLIDAHSARAAHTAHSPYGHGSGHDAHGHKGDYGHHGGHRSGPGMGTVVAVGAAGLAVGVVGGMVAAAEAVDEIGDFFEADEDESGDEEA; translated from the coding sequence ATGGTGTTCAAGCGCCTGCTCGGCTCGATGGGTGTCGGCGGCCCCGCCGTAGACACGGTTCTCGACCTGACCACCGCGGTGCCCGGCGGCACCCTGACCGGTGAAGTCCGCCTCACCGGCGGCCGGGCCGACTTCGACATCGAGCACATCACGCTCGAACTCGCCGCCCGCGTCGAGGCCGAGACGCACGAAGGGCAGGACGAGGGCATCATCTCCTTCGAACGCTTTCTCATCGGCGGCGACTTCCGCCTCGCCGAGGCGAAGCAGCGCAACGTACCGTTCGCGGTCCCGCTGCACTGGGAGACCCCGATCACCCAGCTGCACGGCCAGCCGCTCGGCATCGTCCTCGGCGTACGGACCGAGCTCGGCATCGCCGGGGCCAAGGACAAGGGCGACCTCGACCAGCTCACCGTGGGCCCGCTGCCGGCCCAGGAGGCGATCCTGGAGGCGTTCGGGCAGCTCGGCTTCGGCTTCAATTCCGCCGACCTTGAACTGGGGCACATCGGTGGCACCGGCCAGCAGCTGCCCTTCTACCAGGAGATCGAGCTCACCCCCGCCCCGCAGTACGCCCACCAGGTCAGCGAGATCGAGGTGACCTTCCTGGCGAACCCGGACGGGCTGGAGGTCGTCCTAGAGGCAGACAAGCGCGGGGGCCTATTCGCAGGCCACGACGTGCTGGGCCGCCACGTGGTCAGCCACGAGGGCGCGGCCCACCGGGACTGGAATGCCGTGGTCGGCTCCTGGATCAGCCAGCTCATCGACGCGCACAGCGCCCGCGCGGCCCATACCGCCCACAGTCCCTACGGGCACGGCAGCGGGCACGACGCCCACGGCCACAAGGGCGACTACGGGCACCATGGCGGTCACCGGTCCGGGCCGGGCATGGGCACGGTGGTCGCTGTCGGCGCGGCCGGACTCGCGGTCGGGGTGGTCGGCGGGATGGTGGCGGCGGCCGAGGCCGTCGACGAGATCGGCGACTTCTTCGAGGCCGACGAGGACGAGAGCGGCGACGAGGAGGCGTAG
- a CDS encoding hemolysin family protein, protein MTEVLLLLLALALTLACAVFVAAEFSLTTVERSELERAAAAGERGAEGALKAAKRLTFQLSGAQLGITVTSLVIGMLAEPSVSALLRGPLEAVSLPAGAVSTTATLLGVAISTVVLMVVGELVPKNWAISRPLAVAKVVAGPQRGFTAAFAPLIRHLNNTANRLVRRFGLEPAEELASARTPQELVALARHSARQGAIEADSAELFVRTLHLAELTAENVMTPRVDVKALEAHATAADAANLTLATGLSRFPVYKDTLDEVIGTLHIRDVLALDEEKRTMVPVTDLMTEPLLIPHSLPVDTLLGRLRKARTMAVVIDEYGGTAGVATVEDIVEEVVGEVRDEHDPMEVPDLLAAPDQDGRTAWEADGSVRLDQLEEIGFTPPEGPYETLAGLIATRLERIPLAGDTLDVDGWELTVLDVEHHRADRVAITAPAAATISQEEAR, encoded by the coding sequence GTGACCGAAGTCCTGCTGCTGCTTCTCGCGCTGGCTCTGACGCTGGCGTGCGCGGTGTTCGTCGCCGCCGAGTTCTCGCTCACCACCGTCGAGCGCAGTGAGCTCGAGCGTGCCGCCGCTGCCGGCGAGCGGGGCGCCGAGGGCGCCCTGAAGGCCGCCAAGCGCCTGACCTTCCAGCTCTCCGGGGCCCAGCTGGGCATTACCGTGACCTCGCTGGTGATCGGCATGCTGGCCGAGCCGTCTGTGTCCGCTCTGCTGCGTGGACCGCTGGAGGCCGTTAGCCTGCCGGCCGGGGCGGTTTCCACAACCGCGACCCTGCTGGGTGTCGCGATCTCGACCGTCGTCCTGATGGTGGTCGGCGAGCTGGTGCCGAAGAACTGGGCGATCTCCCGCCCGCTGGCCGTCGCGAAGGTCGTGGCCGGCCCGCAGCGTGGCTTCACGGCCGCGTTCGCGCCGCTGATCCGGCACCTGAACAACACCGCGAACCGCCTGGTACGCCGTTTCGGGCTGGAGCCCGCGGAAGAGCTGGCCTCCGCCCGTACGCCGCAGGAGCTGGTGGCACTCGCCCGGCACTCCGCCCGCCAGGGCGCGATCGAGGCCGACTCGGCCGAACTGTTCGTCAGGACCCTGCACCTGGCCGAGCTGACCGCCGAGAACGTCATGACCCCGCGCGTCGACGTCAAGGCCCTGGAGGCCCACGCCACCGCCGCCGACGCCGCGAACCTGACCCTGGCCACCGGCCTGTCCCGCTTCCCCGTCTACAAGGACACCCTCGACGAGGTCATCGGCACCCTCCACATCCGCGACGTCCTCGCCCTGGACGAGGAGAAGCGGACCATGGTCCCAGTGACTGACCTGATGACCGAACCCCTGCTCATACCGCACTCCCTGCCCGTGGACACCCTGCTGGGCCGGCTCCGCAAGGCCCGGACCATGGCCGTCGTCATCGACGAGTACGGCGGCACCGCGGGTGTGGCGACCGTCGAGGACATCGTGGAAGAGGTCGTCGGCGAGGTCCGTGACGAGCACGACCCGATGGAGGTCCCCGACCTCCTCGCAGCCCCCGACCAGGACGGCCGCACAGCGTGGGAGGCAGACGGAAGCGTCCGCCTCGACCAGCTGGAGGAAATCGGCTTCACACCACCAGAGGGTCCCTACGAGACGCTGGCCGGCCTGATCGCCACCCGCCTTGAGCGGATCCCCCTGGCCGGCGACACCCTGGACGTGGACGGCTGGGAGCTCACTGTCCTCGACGTCGAGCACCACCGCGCCGACCGGGTGGCAATCACCGCCCCGGCCGCCGCGACGATCTCCCAGGAGGAGGCCCGATGA
- a CDS encoding hemolysin family protein, translated as MTAIQLLIGAFTLITNAFFVGAEFALISVRRSQIEPAAAKGNLRAKTTLWGIEHLSAMMATAQLGITVSSLVLGAVAEPAIAHLLEPPFHAIGVPEGLIHPIAFVIALTLATYLHMLVGEMIPKNIALAAPAPTALLLGPPLVALTRALRPFVFGINAFANALLRLLKVEPKDEVGSVFTDDELARLVKDSSAAGLLGLDDGERLQDALELGTRPVGEVMVPLDRIVTVGHDITPKGLERAAADHGFSRLPVTQDGREILGYLHIKDALGAADRTAPFPRTALHPIVKVAIDTPLDDTMTAMRAAGTHLAAVTGTKGTVIGFVTMEDLLDELVGAAADGA; from the coding sequence ATGACCGCGATCCAGCTGCTGATCGGCGCCTTCACCCTGATCACCAACGCCTTCTTCGTCGGCGCCGAATTCGCGCTGATCTCCGTACGCCGCAGCCAGATCGAACCGGCCGCGGCGAAGGGCAACCTCCGCGCGAAGACTACCCTGTGGGGTATCGAACACCTCTCCGCGATGATGGCCACCGCCCAACTCGGCATCACCGTCTCCTCCCTGGTCCTCGGCGCCGTCGCCGAACCGGCCATCGCGCACCTGCTGGAGCCCCCGTTCCACGCCATCGGGGTGCCCGAGGGGCTGATCCACCCGATCGCCTTCGTCATCGCGCTCACCCTGGCGACGTACCTGCACATGCTCGTCGGCGAGATGATCCCCAAGAACATCGCGCTCGCCGCACCCGCGCCGACCGCCCTCCTCCTCGGCCCGCCCCTGGTGGCCCTCACCCGGGCCCTGCGCCCGTTCGTCTTCGGCATCAACGCCTTCGCCAACGCCCTGCTGCGACTGCTGAAGGTCGAACCGAAGGACGAGGTCGGCTCCGTCTTCACCGACGACGAACTCGCCCGCCTCGTCAAGGACTCCAGCGCCGCCGGCCTCCTCGGCCTCGACGACGGCGAACGCCTCCAGGACGCCCTCGAACTCGGAACCCGCCCCGTCGGCGAAGTGATGGTGCCCCTGGACCGGATCGTCACCGTCGGCCACGACATCACTCCCAAGGGCCTGGAACGGGCCGCCGCCGACCACGGCTTCTCCCGCCTCCCGGTCACCCAAGACGGCAGGGAGATCCTGGGCTACCTGCACATCAAGGACGCCCTCGGCGCAGCCGACCGCACAGCCCCCTTCCCGCGCACGGCGCTGCACCCGATCGTCAAGGTCGCCATCGACACCCCGCTCGACGACACCATGACCGCCATGAGGGCCGCCGGCACCCACCTCGCGGCAGTCACCGGCACCAAGGGCACCGTCATAGGCTTCGTCACCATGGAGGACCTCCTCGACGAACTCGTCGGCGCCGCGGCCGACGGAGCCTGA
- a CDS encoding transposase: MFCHVYGRGDCGKDPGAGRTPSSLPWKQAAPPGAGCWTPCGSAPADDATLVTAAQLREVVERLVDAGHWMPGDPGILIVMDAGYDVAYLSHSLRDLPVVPLGRLRSDRAMLRDPGPGRSGPKGGRPRRHGGVLTFAKPDSWHQPDVTPSGTRARREAGEPVIWRTDELELVTAQPVGEGRPRT, from the coding sequence TTGTTCTGCCACGTCTACGGACGCGGCGACTGCGGTAAGGATCCCGGGGCTGGCCGTACTCCTTCGTCGCTACCCTGGAAACAGGCCGCACCTCCTGGTGCCGGCTGTTGGACGCCGTGCGGCTCGGCCCCGGCGGACGACGCGACACTGGTCACCGCCGCCCAGCTCCGCGAGGTCGTCGAACGCCTGGTCGACGCGGGGCACTGGATGCCGGGCGACCCCGGGATCCTGATCGTGATGGACGCCGGCTACGACGTCGCCTACCTCTCCCACTCCCTGCGGGACCTGCCCGTCGTGCCGCTCGGACGACTGCGCTCGGACCGCGCCATGCTCCGCGACCCGGGCCCCGGCCGCTCAGGGCCCAAGGGCGGGCGGCCCCGCCGGCACGGCGGCGTCCTCACCTTCGCCAAGCCCGACAGCTGGCACCAGCCGGACGTCACCCCCAGTGGTACCAGGGCGCGGCGCGAGGCAGGTGAGCCGGTGATCTGGCGGACCGATGAGCTGGAGCTGGTCACCGCCCAGCCAGTCGGCGAAGGGCGCCCTCGTACGTGA
- a CDS encoding NAD(P)/FAD-dependent oxidoreductase, with product MTSTASASGAETHRHDVIVVGARCAGAPTAMLLSRLGHRVLLVDRAIFPSDTISTHLIHPPGLAALERWALLDRVVDTGCPAIDTYAFDLGPFVIVGSPAGEGFDVSYAPRRTVLDKILVDAAAESGAEVREGFTVEEILFDGGTVIGIKGHGKDGRTATEHARIVVGADGVHSSVARATDATGYAEKPKINAYYYAYWAGLPMNGAFEAYDREDRAFAAWPTNDDQTLVICAWPMRDFEANRDDVEGNYHAVLARAPAFAERISKATRTERFVGMAIPNYFRKPYGPGWILVGDAGYLKDPITAQGIQDAFRDAERCTRALDDVLVGRRPFDEAMRACQETRDSEVMSMYEFTADFATLEPPPPAMQELLLAVSRSRSAQDEFARVTAGVTRPEEFFGHMQERM from the coding sequence ATGACCAGCACAGCCAGCGCGTCCGGTGCCGAAACCCACCGCCACGACGTGATCGTCGTCGGAGCACGGTGCGCAGGAGCCCCGACCGCCATGCTCCTGTCCCGCCTTGGTCACCGGGTCCTCCTCGTCGACCGGGCGATCTTCCCGAGCGACACGATCTCCACCCACCTGATCCATCCGCCCGGCCTGGCTGCGCTCGAACGCTGGGCACTGCTGGACCGCGTAGTCGATACGGGCTGCCCCGCCATCGATACCTACGCGTTCGATCTCGGCCCCTTCGTCATCGTCGGCTCTCCTGCCGGTGAGGGCTTCGACGTCTCCTACGCCCCGCGCCGCACGGTCCTGGACAAGATCCTGGTCGACGCCGCCGCGGAGTCGGGCGCCGAGGTCCGCGAGGGATTCACCGTCGAGGAGATCCTGTTCGACGGCGGTACGGTCATCGGCATCAAAGGGCACGGCAAGGACGGCAGGACGGCCACGGAGCACGCCCGGATCGTAGTCGGCGCGGACGGAGTCCACTCGTCCGTCGCGAGGGCGACGGACGCCACGGGCTACGCCGAGAAGCCCAAGATCAACGCCTACTACTACGCCTACTGGGCCGGTCTGCCGATGAACGGGGCGTTCGAGGCGTACGACCGCGAGGACCGCGCCTTCGCCGCATGGCCGACCAATGACGACCAGACGCTGGTCATCTGCGCCTGGCCCATGCGCGACTTCGAGGCCAACCGCGACGATGTCGAAGGCAACTACCACGCCGTCCTGGCCCGCGCGCCGGCCTTCGCCGAACGGATCTCGAAAGCCACTCGGACCGAGCGGTTCGTCGGCATGGCCATCCCCAACTACTTCCGCAAGCCCTACGGTCCCGGCTGGATCCTCGTCGGAGACGCCGGATACCTCAAGGATCCCATCACCGCGCAGGGCATCCAGGACGCCTTCCGCGATGCGGAACGGTGCACCCGGGCCCTCGACGACGTGCTCGTCGGCCGACGGCCCTTCGACGAAGCCATGCGGGCCTGCCAGGAGACGAGGGACTCCGAGGTCATGAGCATGTACGAGTTCACGGCCGACTTCGCCACGCTGGAACCACCGCCCCCCGCGATGCAGGAACTCCTCCTCGCCGTTTCCCGCAGCCGCTCGGCACAGGACGAGTTCGCCCGGGTGACGGCCGGCGTGACGCGCCCAGAGGAGTTCTTCGGACACATGCAGGAACGCATGTAA
- a CDS encoding class I SAM-dependent methyltransferase, which yields MELGAGHGRDALYFAREGFTVQATDFSATGLDQLRATAGHQEVAERVTAAVHDVREPLPLPDASVDAVFAHMLLCMALSTKEIHAAVREIRRVLRPGGVLVYTVRHTGDAHYGTGIARGDDIFEHGGFAEHFFDRALVDALADGWILDEVHALEEGELPRRLWRVTQSLPPRTEAATGRHHPPGVAGP from the coding sequence TTGGAGCTGGGCGCCGGCCACGGCCGCGACGCCCTCTACTTCGCCCGCGAAGGATTCACCGTCCAGGCCACCGACTTCTCCGCAACCGGCCTGGACCAGCTGCGCGCCACCGCCGGGCATCAGGAAGTGGCCGAGCGGGTGACGGCCGCGGTGCACGACGTGCGCGAGCCCCTGCCGCTGCCGGACGCGTCCGTTGATGCGGTCTTCGCGCACATGCTGCTGTGCATGGCCTTGTCGACGAAGGAGATCCACGCCGCGGTCCGTGAGATCCGCCGGGTCCTGCGGCCGGGCGGCGTCCTCGTCTATACCGTCCGGCACACCGGCGACGCCCACTACGGCACCGGCATCGCCCGAGGCGACGACATCTTCGAACACGGCGGCTTCGCCGAGCACTTCTTCGACCGCGCGCTCGTCGACGCCCTGGCCGACGGCTGGATCCTGGACGAAGTCCACGCCCTCGAGGAGGGCGAGCTGCCCCGCCGCTTGTGGCGAGTCACTCAATCCCTGCCACCCCGGACGGAGGCCGCGACGGGCCGGCACCACCCACCCGGTGTTGCCGGCCCGTAG
- a CDS encoding SulP family inorganic anion transporter, with protein sequence MSPAARLRGLKPDWLSDPKVWRTEVLAGLVVALALIPEAISFSIIAGVDPAIGLFASFTMAVVISVVGGRRAMISAATGAVALVIAPLNREHGLGYLIAAVILAGIFQVVLGALGVARLMRFIPRSVMVGFVNALAILIFMAQVPEMRNVPWAVYPLIIGGLALMVFFPKITTVVPAPLVSIVILTVITVGAAIAVPTVGDKGDLPSSLPVPGLPDVPFTLDTLTTIAPYAFAMALVGLMESLMTAKLVDEITDTHSNKTRESIGQGIANIVTGFFGGMGGCAMIGQTMINVKVSGARTRMSTFLAGAFLMVLCIVFGPVVSDIPMAALVAVMIMVSFATFDWHSVAPKTLKRMPAGEIAVMVITVACVVATHNLAIGVVVGSLTAMVVFAKRVAHLAEVTAVIDPDGTTVVYRVTGELFFASSNDLVGQFNYATDPEKVVIDLSAAHIWDASSVAALDAIETKYAQRGKTVEITGLNDPSADLHGKLSGELAASH encoded by the coding sequence GTGTCCCCCGCCGCGCGCCTGCGCGGCCTGAAGCCGGACTGGCTGTCCGATCCGAAGGTGTGGCGAACCGAAGTCCTCGCGGGCCTGGTCGTCGCGCTCGCGCTGATCCCGGAGGCGATCTCGTTCTCGATCATCGCCGGGGTCGACCCTGCCATCGGCCTGTTCGCCTCCTTCACCATGGCCGTCGTCATCTCCGTCGTCGGCGGCCGGCGGGCGATGATCTCCGCCGCGACCGGCGCCGTCGCCCTTGTCATCGCCCCGCTCAACCGTGAGCACGGCCTCGGCTACCTGATCGCCGCCGTCATCCTGGCCGGCATTTTCCAGGTGGTCCTGGGCGCGCTCGGTGTGGCGAGGCTGATGCGGTTCATCCCCCGTTCGGTGATGGTCGGCTTCGTCAACGCGCTCGCGATCCTGATCTTCATGGCCCAGGTGCCCGAGATGCGGAACGTGCCCTGGGCCGTCTACCCGCTGATCATCGGGGGCCTCGCGCTGATGGTGTTCTTCCCGAAGATCACCACCGTGGTCCCCGCCCCGCTGGTCTCCATCGTCATCCTGACCGTCATCACCGTCGGCGCGGCCATCGCGGTACCGACCGTCGGCGACAAGGGCGACCTGCCCTCCTCCCTGCCCGTGCCTGGCCTGCCGGACGTGCCGTTCACGCTGGACACGCTGACGACGATCGCCCCGTACGCGTTCGCGATGGCGCTGGTCGGCCTGATGGAGTCGCTGATGACGGCGAAGCTGGTCGACGAGATCACCGACACACACTCGAACAAGACCCGCGAGTCCATCGGTCAGGGCATCGCGAACATCGTGACCGGCTTCTTCGGTGGCATGGGCGGCTGCGCGATGATCGGCCAGACGATGATCAACGTGAAGGTCTCCGGGGCCCGGACCCGCATGTCCACGTTCCTGGCGGGCGCGTTCCTGATGGTGCTGTGCATCGTCTTCGGCCCGGTCGTCTCCGACATCCCCATGGCGGCCCTGGTCGCCGTCATGATCATGGTGTCGTTCGCGACGTTCGACTGGCACTCCGTCGCCCCGAAGACGCTCAAGCGGATGCCCGCCGGGGAGATCGCGGTCATGGTGATCACGGTCGCCTGCGTCGTCGCCACCCACAACCTCGCCATCGGCGTCGTCGTTGGCTCCCTCACCGCCATGGTCGTCTTCGCCAAGCGCGTCGCTCACCTTGCCGAGGTCACCGCCGTCATCGACCCTGACGGCACCACGGTGGTCTACCGGGTCACCGGAGAGCTGTTTTTCGCCTCCTCCAACGACCTCGTCGGCCAGTTCAACTACGCCACCGACCCCGAGAAGGTCGTCATCGACCTGTCCGCCGCGCACATCTGGGACGCCTCCTCGGTGGCCGCGTTGGACGCTATCGAGACCAAGTACGCCCAGCGCGGCAAGACCGTCGAGATCACCGGCCTGAACGACCCCAGCGCCGACCTCCACGGCAAGCTGAGTGGAGAGCTCGCCGCCAGCCACTGA
- a CDS encoding MerR family transcriptional regulator, producing MDGKHMQIGEVAARTELSLRTIRHYEETGLVVPSARSQGGFRLYTENDVQRLMVIRRMKPLGFTLDQMRDLLDATDRLDTDSETELDADEREALLKRVRGYEQAAAERIDKLRVQLSRAEDFAATLRSRLERNTPAPQV from the coding sequence GTGGACGGCAAGCACATGCAGATCGGCGAGGTCGCCGCGCGTACGGAGCTGTCCCTGCGCACGATCCGGCACTACGAGGAAACGGGCCTGGTTGTCCCCTCCGCCCGCTCCCAGGGCGGCTTCCGCCTCTACACCGAGAACGACGTCCAGCGGCTCATGGTCATCCGCCGGATGAAGCCCCTCGGCTTCACCCTGGACCAGATGCGCGACCTCCTGGACGCCACCGACCGCCTCGACACCGACAGCGAGACCGAACTCGATGCCGACGAGCGCGAAGCTCTGCTCAAGCGAGTCCGCGGCTACGAGCAGGCCGCCGCCGAGCGGATCGACAAGCTCCGCGTCCAGTTGTCCCGTGCCGAGGACTTCGCCGCCACCCTGCGCTCCCGCCTGGAGCGGAACACCCCTGCCCCACAGGTCTGA
- a CDS encoding DM13 domain-containing protein translates to MARGWISSRPVVLGVAVVAVAVIGVGMYLFQPWKLWQDETVREALPSTAATASAVPSPSGQSSAPPSAPPEPRTVSAGQLISHEHTTTGTVKIVQLADGSHTLRLENLDTSNGPDLHVWLTDAPVKEGKAGWEVFDDGKYVSLGKLKGNKGDQNYVLPADVDLSQYTSVSIWCDRFNVSFGAAALARA, encoded by the coding sequence ATGGCGCGTGGATGGATATCGAGCAGACCGGTTGTTCTCGGCGTCGCGGTGGTTGCGGTCGCTGTGATCGGCGTGGGCATGTACCTGTTTCAGCCTTGGAAGCTGTGGCAGGACGAGACGGTGCGGGAGGCCCTACCCTCCACAGCAGCGACCGCGTCGGCCGTGCCGTCCCCGTCCGGTCAGAGTTCGGCTCCGCCGTCGGCGCCACCGGAGCCGCGGACTGTCTCTGCGGGGCAGTTGATCAGTCATGAGCACACCACGACGGGCACGGTGAAGATCGTCCAGCTGGCGGACGGTTCGCACACGCTGCGGCTGGAGAACCTCGACACCAGCAACGGTCCCGACCTGCACGTGTGGCTCACCGATGCGCCGGTGAAGGAAGGCAAGGCGGGCTGGGAGGTCTTCGATGACGGCAAGTACGTCAGCCTGGGCAAGCTCAAGGGCAACAAGGGCGACCAGAATTACGTCCTTCCCGCCGATGTGGACCTCTCCCAGTACACGAGCGTGAGCATCTGGTGCGACCGCTTCAACGTCTCCTTCGGCGCCGCGGCACTCGCCAGGGCCTAG